A window from Pokkaliibacter sp. MBI-7 encodes these proteins:
- a CDS encoding alkaline phosphatase D family protein: MAIRLGPVLQFRGFTGSTWQFSALIVTDIGDDVPLLKTVSPLQQGNTVHLADMPFSNPRYRAWRMEMNAALGSGAVTFELAGKAYHLHIPAVGQAPRMAYVSCNGFSDPKLMKSVTYPNANWSRIKSQHDEQGYHLLLMGGDQVYSDSIWGKVSALKGWLEKSVDQRQKVKLGTAALNQIDSFFAELYIERWSQQEPAAMLAAVPTIMMWDDHDIMDGWGSYPEKLHGSDVHKGIFTAARRYFHLFQQQLKDGGNEAHPASIDGTMNLQFAGLGNVSILALDLRSERQPKPMQIIAPDSWDKIYAWLDGWQPQTAHEPEPQHLLILSSIPLAYLDLSYLESLLQTLPGQQELEDDLLDHWRSEAHRQERLRFIHRLFDLATEKHCRITLLSGDVHVGAYAVIESQLARHKEQGKALYQLVSSGVVHPVPPALVRYVLESVAGREELVEKDIRARQLPLTRKGNYLLGQRNWLSIEPDEEAQKGRLWCKWYQEDEDEPICKVINWRE, encoded by the coding sequence ATGGCAATTCGTCTTGGCCCCGTGCTGCAGTTTCGTGGATTTACTGGCAGCACCTGGCAGTTCTCTGCGCTGATCGTCACTGATATCGGTGACGATGTTCCCCTTCTCAAGACCGTCAGCCCGCTGCAACAGGGTAATACTGTGCATCTGGCTGATATGCCTTTTAGTAATCCCAGATACCGTGCCTGGCGTATGGAAATGAACGCTGCCCTCGGCAGCGGTGCGGTGACCTTTGAACTGGCGGGCAAGGCGTATCACCTGCACATTCCTGCTGTCGGGCAGGCTCCCAGAATGGCTTATGTATCCTGCAATGGCTTCTCTGATCCCAAGCTGATGAAGTCGGTCACGTATCCCAATGCCAACTGGAGCCGGATCAAGAGCCAGCATGACGAGCAGGGCTATCACCTGCTGCTGATGGGCGGTGATCAGGTCTATTCCGACAGCATCTGGGGCAAGGTCAGTGCACTCAAGGGCTGGCTGGAGAAGTCAGTGGATCAGCGGCAGAAAGTGAAGCTGGGTACCGCCGCTCTTAATCAGATCGACAGCTTTTTCGCCGAGCTGTATATCGAGCGCTGGTCACAGCAGGAGCCTGCGGCGATGCTGGCAGCGGTGCCCACCATCATGATGTGGGATGACCACGACATCATGGACGGTTGGGGGTCATATCCTGAAAAGCTGCATGGCAGTGACGTGCACAAGGGGATTTTTACCGCGGCCAGGCGCTACTTCCACCTGTTCCAGCAGCAGCTGAAGGACGGCGGCAACGAGGCTCATCCGGCCAGTATTGACGGCACCATGAACCTGCAGTTTGCCGGTCTGGGGAACGTCAGTATTCTGGCGCTGGATCTGCGCAGCGAGCGTCAGCCCAAGCCGATGCAGATTATTGCGCCAGACAGCTGGGACAAAATTTACGCCTGGCTTGACGGCTGGCAGCCACAGACCGCCCACGAGCCTGAACCCCAGCATTTGCTGATTCTTTCCAGTATTCCGCTGGCCTATCTTGATCTCAGTTATCTGGAAAGCCTGCTGCAGACGCTACCGGGTCAGCAGGAGCTGGAAGATGACCTGCTCGATCACTGGCGCAGTGAGGCGCATCGTCAGGAGCGTCTGCGTTTCATTCATCGCCTGTTTGATCTGGCCACCGAGAAGCATTGCCGCATTACCTTGCTGTCCGGTGATGTGCATGTGGGGGCATATGCAGTTATTGAGTCGCAACTGGCCCGGCATAAAGAGCAGGGGAAAGCCCTCTATCAGCTGGTCTCATCAGGTGTCGTGCACCCGGTGCCGCCGGCGTTGGTGCGTTATGTGCTGGAAAGCGTGGCTGGACGTGAGGAGCTGGTGGAGAAAGACATTCGCGCACGTCAGCTACCTCTGACCCGCAAAGGCAACTACCTGCTGGGGCAGCGTAACTGGCTGTCCATCGAGCCTGATGAGGAAGCGCAGAAAGGGCGTTTGTGGTGTAAGTGGTATCAGGAAGATGAGGATGAGCCGATCTGTAAAGTGATCAACTGGCGGGAATGA